In Populus alba chromosome 4, ASM523922v2, whole genome shotgun sequence, the genomic window ATGAGGAGCAATTGCATTGGAATAATAATGCGTGGGCAGCAGCACATGTCAAAACAGCAAACATGGCCACATGCGCAGCATTGAAGGAAAGAAATGGTGTAACAACAACAGAAGATgacacaagataaaaaaaaaaaaaaaacagcaatatTGAGCAGCAATCTAACAtgcaggaaagaaaaaaaagaaaaagagagaggggcCTTCGCTAGGGAGGATGCCTTGGTGAGAGTCCTCTTCTGAAACTGTGAACGTCTACCACGGCTGTCCGCTGTTGACCTGGCACCAGTGCTGCTCAACAGTGGAGTAAACAACAGAACATAAGACAATCTGCTTCTGAAGAAACAGCAACAATATGGCAGGGATTTGGTGCCAACAGCCAAGGAAAAGAGAGGAAATTGAGATAAAAGAGTCTAAATGAATTGGAGCAGCTGGAAAATAAGATTGTGAATGCTGCGAGCAACTTTGTTCAGCCTTCTTTGCGTAGCGTCATGCTTGGGGACCagctttgtttttcttatgtCAATGTGTTTGTCTGAATGGTTGCTAATTTGCTTTGCCATTGCAACACGCAACAGCCGATGAAAGTTAACCATTGCTACTCAAGCAATGCTaaaacaatttccaaattgttttAGCATGCTAAGTCGACAACCATTCCCACTCGACTTAGCATGCTAAAACAATTTCCAAAATGTAAAACACACACCGTAAAAGTTGCTGGAAAAGCAACTGGTTAGTATTGAAGAAATAGCTTTAAAAAGTAAACGACAATAGCATCCACATGGGTTGATTGACCAAAGCTAAAAACGCATGGATTCAAGCATGTATTCTTATGTATTCCCAAAACCACAATCTGTAAAGTTATTTTCCTTCACCAGAGATGGTAGAAAAAAATCTGGAAAGCCGCGCCAACACTGTAAATTGGAGAGATTCTCAACTCATGGTGGCTTCAATTGAGAGGGAGGGGCAGCGCGGGAACCAGGTGAAGAGAGGCCGAGTGGATGGCAGATGCAAAATGAGTTGCTGAGCAAACAGGTAGCAGCCCCAAGCCCAGCCAAACGAAGTGAAAAAAAGCCCACGAGTAAAAACAACCACGCTACCAGCCCAAGCCCACCAACATCACCCaaaaggatagaaaaaaaaaaaagccaggcAAGATCAGCTGTCCGTGAGGCAAAATGCACTGTAACAATGAATAGGGACGTGTTCAAGGAGGTTTTTTAGATTGtatttacagttttttttttaaagtattttttatttaataatttattaaaataatatatatatatataaaaattattttttatatcagtgcataaaaaataatataaaaatataaaaaaatattaatttgaaattaaaaaaatatatttttttaatactttttaaaacgcaaaacaTAAAGTGGATGGAACAATCCTCCTCAAACTCAACTGTAGCTCCTAAAAAAGCAATCCAGGTCTGCCGTTTGCATTATGCTCTATGCTCCTTTGAAATTAGGTTAATTGGTCCTACGATGAAATTCACAAAATGAAGCTTCACATTTTGTCGGTATTGCAGGAGCTTGATTTCTCCCTAATTTCATAATCGCTCTGGATCTCAAATATATAGTAGTTGCTTCTACTGCCCAAGATGGGAGCATTGCCAACAATGGATGTGCATATAATATTGAATCAAGGGAGCTAAACAAGATCGACAGTTTCAGGAGATGGATGGATAAAGGGATTGGTGGAGAATGCCATGATTCCTTAATGGCTTCCCATTCAGGCAATTCTTGGAATACAGTAGGTGCTGAGAATGATTCAATGAAGACAAGAAAGTTTCCAGTTTGTCCCACTATATTTTTGCTGTTGAAGATCTGGAGATTTGGGTATGTTAAGTtgtaatcataaataaattaaatattttatttttaccaaatTTGCAATATCATGATCATCATTTCATATAactgttttatttcatgtttttttttttttttacttctttgcaATATCGTTAGTTTTATACTGTGTGAAATAATAGcttgaataattaataaattttcatagtAGTATTAATTTATAAGgattaactttatttattttagatttcattaaaTATATGATGATGTGGCCACTAAATTTACATATAATCATATATCatcaaattattagaaaattaaatttgagtcCTAAAAAGTTGAAACTCTTTAAAGTATAAGAATCTACACTTtgcatccaaaaaaataaaataaaaattgcttgaatgtttttttttttttttgaaaaataacatactTTGGTAAAAATTCTGAAGAATGACATAAGTTGAAAAAtagcataattttaaatatcagTTTTGTACACCCATGTTATTCTCAATATCAATTGTTTAGTTAAAATCAAATTGCATGTCTTATATGCAAGTTAATTAACTTGaacaaaaattaacttaaaattttataaatatccaATGGTCGAAAGATAAGATTCAAGATCTAATGGTTAAGAAAGAGAGAGTGGATAAGATGATGTTGcaagagagagaaatgagaaaaaaaaaaagagaaagaaagaatgggTCATTGATGACACACCGATGCTCTGTTTTTAACATATTCAGTAGTGTTAGGAAGATATCAACAAAACAATTTCAACAACACTTTAGAAGACCACTGAAAAAGGTCGTAATTGATTCGAAATTAATCCCAAACAAAACCCCTAACCAATTACGATCTTATTTGCTGGTCTTCCAATGTGTTGTTAGAATCATGttgttaaaatctttttaacagTTCCGGGtgagtaaaaaataaagctataGTGTGTCATTTGTGAccctttatttcttttccttttttcttttcctattctCTCTCCCGCCACATTCActtatttcctttttctttcttgaccATTGAATCTTGAATCTCATCTCTTGACCATTTgatctttataaaatttaaggatgacttttaaaaatgttaattaattatggattttaaaacaaaagatatTTCTAATAGCAGTTGTGTtcaaatgttatattttcctattatttttttaacgtgtgttttttttccataacttttatcaaactattttaaaatattaaaagaccCCAAATTGTTACGTCCTGGTTTCTAATATCCTGATTCCACCATTATGAGCTGGtctgtgatttgaaaaaaagaaaaagctgcAAGTTTGATATTCAAGATTGATTTCCATAAACCCTTCAACTCAGTCTCCTAGGATTACTTAGATGATATCATGGGCTATATGGGGTTTGGCAGGAAATAGAGAAACATGATTTATGAATATCTATCTTCCTTAAAACTCTTGGTTCTCATCAATGGATCCCCTTCAAAACAATTCTATGTTTTGTGAGGGTTGCATCAAGGAGACTCGATATCCCTTTATCTTTTTGACATAGCCGCTGAAGGCCTCTAAGTTCTTTTTCATAAGGTATCTATGGGAAACATTTTTAGAGGGCTATAGTTTGTTTCAAGACTTTTCCTCAACCATTTGCAATATGTAGATGACATGTTAATATTCATCCCAGCAGATATTGAccatttacttcaaattaaaagaattctAAGATGGTTTGCTTTAAGTTCAGGCCTTCACATTAATTTCCATAAAAGCTTTATTATTGGTGTCAATATAGAAGAccatttatgtttgattttgacTAGGACTATTTTCTACAAGTCTGACTCTCTTCCATGAAAATTATCTTGTCTTGCCACTAGGGGCCAATCCATCTCGCATCTCCATTTGGAAACTAGTTATAGAAATTTTTTGTAAAAGGCTTAATTAGTGGAAAGGGAGGTTGTTAAGCATGGCTGGGTGACTATGTCTCATCAAAAGTGTTCTCAACTCCCTACCTATCTATTTTATGTCAATATTCATGATGTCAAAAAGGTTATATAGATTACTTTCCTCCATCCAAGGACGATTCTTATGTTGTGGCTATACCAAGCAGAGATATTTCTGTAAGATCCAAAGGAGACTAATGATGCGTGATAAGAAACAAGAAGGCCTCAGTGTAGTCTGCCCTATGTCAAAAAATAGAGCGCTAAAATGGATTTGGAGACTTTCCCCTCCGGGTTCAAGTTTATGGAAAACCATTATTACTACTCTGTACAATTTAGTTTTTGAGAATGGGATTCCTATCTTTAACAACCACCCCTCCAAAATCTGGAGGGATATTATGAACATTCTTTAAAGATGATCATCGTGTCTTTAAAAAACACTGCAAGTTCATTGTGGGCAATGGTAGATTAACATCCTTTTAGCTAGATAACTGGATATGAGATTTCCCTCTGAAAATAGCCTTTCCTAGGTGTTGTAATCCAAATTTTGATCTATTTgctttttaatctaattttaaggggttaaagtttaaaattaaaagatcagggGCTTCAATGAAAATTTTGGAAACTTGAAGGACCAACTTGGAAATGGTCATGCCCATTTCAAAATGGCACTGCTTCAAGCATACacagttcttcttcttcctcctctaaCACTGCAAATCTGCTTgcaaagaagagaagaaattaaaatgctAGCATCTTAGTCCTATCAAAACACAAAAGATCAATCCTTATCTTCATGATGATCACAACCCGGGGAGATAAGGATTGAATATTGCGTCCGAGTCCTGGTAGCTAGGAAACCAACTCCCCAAGCCATGCTTATCAGGAGGAGAGACGTAGGCTGAGGCAGAGAAGGGTGATCCCTATAAATACCAAGGGAATCAACAATCACAAGGGAGGAGGAAAAATCCAGAGGAGAAAAGCAGAAAACAGGAGgagaaaaatctagaaaaagaaaaaacccaaaaacataggGGGATttagaatacaaaaaaaaaggttgagagATATACAGAGGGAGAAGAGGAGAAAACAgggaaataaagagagagagagagagagagagagagagagagagaactgaAAAAACACGATACAAAGGCAAGAAGAAGGGTAGAAACAGAGAGAGGGAAGCACCAATCAGACAAGGAATCGTCACCTTGCGTCTTCGTCTCAAGTAGCATGCCCAAGCAAGACTACTTTCTCCTGCCCTGTTTTGCATTTTTGATTAGTTTACGCATGCCTGCTGCCTAGCCAAGCCACTAGCTTGGGCCAATGACCAGGCTGAGTCTAACGCAACCCATACTGGTTGGGCTAGACCCAACCCTAAAAAAATAGGGGGCCGAGTCTAGTCTTTAGGCCGAGCCAACCCAAATTGTGTTTACTAACCCTTATATCTTGACTATAATTTTTATACTCATTCTAGTTTGATATTTGGCCAAACGAACCCCTTCTCgataacaaaaaatttcaaaaatatttggggatcttcgttgatttatttgtgggccccttatgctttgatttttttttctttgcattttgtatttttttcagctATGTGCTCAATCTGTGGACTATTACTATTAAATGCAAATTTGTCGTGtagtgctcttttttttttttttttttaatttccatctaaaaagggaaaataataataaaggataaaccAAAAAGGACATAGCATACAAAAACTcttattcaaattcaattttttgcaaaattattcACTGACACTAGAGTTAAGAATATCTCAACTTTTTGGGTTTGtgcaatatttaccaacgccagagttgaaaatatttgtatGAACTGTTCAttgacgctagagtcaggaacatgataggaagaataaaaaaaaggagaacaaTAAAATGGAGAACATattcttagcaattttagaTAAAACCAGCAATGTGGTTTGTCTCAAGTAGGACGACTAAAGGATGATAACATCTTTCCTTTCGcataaccagtcccgtaccGTTAGAATCTCTACTGGCCATTTaggattcctagtgaccataatattatgTGGTGACTCCTTGAATTAGACCTTTTCTCTCAAAGAACAAGATGTTagatatctgtttttttttttccagccaaGAAATTTTTAATCAGTCATCCCAATGTCCAAGTGTGATACTAGGCTATATCTTTTGTCTTACTCAAAAATTGCTTTGGTGGCTAACATTGGTAGATGGATCAGTGGTATCTGGATATGGTCTTTGCAATGGTGTTGCCTTCAGTTCCAATTTGAAGAAGAGCAGTTATCACTATTATCATCCTCATTGGATTCCAAGACTATGCTATGCTTTAGGCTGGATAAGAAAATTTAGGTGTTCAATACAGTTTTACTCTTCAGAGTAAAATCCTGTTCCAATATGATGGATCAGCTGCTCTACAATGGTGCCCAACCATTCCAGTCTTCAGTTTGGACAAAACAAGCCCCACCAAAACTGCAATTATTCCTCTAGTTTGTTGTTCAAGACAAAGTATCTGCTGAAAATTTCTTGTTTCAGCATGACTTCCTTACCCTTCAAGAATCAAGATGTGTATTTTGCAATAAGCTTGAAATCTTCAAGTCACCTCTTTATCCATTGCCAGTTTGCTTGGAATCTTTGGATGAAATTCCTTTCAATATGGGGTATTAGCAGTGTTTTCCCAAAATATATTGAGGATATGTGCTACCAATGGTTATCCATGGTGaaaggaaaacaacaaaatCTCTTATGGAAACTTCTTTTCTTTGCGTTGCATGGAATCTTTGGCTTCATCGAAATAATGTCATCTTTAATGGTGCTGCCCCAAACCTTCAAAACTGTTTTTCCAAGGTCCTTCGAAGTTTCTCATTAATTATGGCTGAGGCTTGATTCCAATTCTTTAGACCTCAATGGCGAGAATGTTCATAGCAGTTGTAATGCCAACGGTTCTGCAGAACGGAGGAGCTGATTTcaattgtcttttcttttcttttgccccCATTTTTTCCTTCCCCTGTTTCAAAACCTCAAAAGCTTATCTTTTTAGCCATTTTCTTAATAATACTATGgactattatctaaaaaaaaaaaaaaaaactagaagtaTCTCAAAACTCTAATTGACAGATAATTGCAAATGTAAATCCCTTCGTCGAAAAAACATTTTGtagaaaattcaaagaaatgtTCACACACAAGGAGAGCAGAGAGCAACGCGGCAAAGAACAGTGATTGATAATGACTCTCCGTCCACTAGCATTGCAACCCACGCATTACGTTGAAGACTTGTGTCTCCTTTAGCACTTCTGTTGCCATCCAACAATAGTTTTCACGAAACAAATTTccacaaattaatttgattaggattcttcaTATCTTTTTCCATGTTCTCATTGAATTTTTGATGGGTCAGTTCTGCACAACAATGGAGTAGTTTTGAAAGTTGATCGAGACCTTTAGCTCGTACCTATTTTTACAGTGAATGCAAGCATTATTTACTTCATTGACTTAAATCTTCATATATTCGCAGGGCTAGTAGCAAAAATAAGAGCTGCTGGCTAGAAAACTTGATCACCAAAAATGAAGTCTCTCAATTTCTTCATAGCTCTACTCTCCTTGCTTAGCCTTGCTACTATCACTAAATCACAGGACCCTTCTTATCTCTATCATGTATGCAGTAACGAGACAACTTACACGAGAAACAGCACTTACCAAGCCAATTTAAATCTCCTTCTTTCTTCACTTGTGTCCAATGCAACCCGCAATAATCTTAATGGATTCTACAACTCCTCTATAGGGCTGGACCCTGATGATGTTTATGGCCTGTTTCTTTGCCGTGGCGACGTTAGCAAAAATGCTTGCCATAATTGTGTAGCCTTGGCTGCCGAAGAGGCAATCCAACGTTGCCCAGTTGAAAAAGTGGTCATTTTATGGTACGATTTGTGCCTCTTGCGCTACTCAAACAGGGCTTTTTTCTCTACCATGGACCAAGACCCAGGAGTGACCTTAGTTAACACTCAGAATATCGCGGACGAACCTGAACGTTTTAACCGGCTAGTGGCTACCACCATGAATGATACAGCCACTCGGGCTACAAGTGTTCCTTCAGGAGCTAAAAAGTTCGCAGTTAAAGAAGTATCTTTTAAAGAGTTTCAAAACTTGTACAGCCTTGTTCAGTGCACACCGGACTTGTCAAGCTCGGATTGTAATCGATGTCTTAGGATAGCTATTTCTACTTTGCCCAGTTGTTGTAGCCAAAAGCCAGGAGCAAGAGTCCTGTATCCAAGTTGTAATATTCGGTATGAAATCTAtgagttttataataaaacagcGGTGGCGGCAGAgtcaccacctcctcctccgcCCGAGATTCGTGCTCCTCCTCCCTCTCCAGTGTCGGGATCAAAAggtaaagttgttttttttttgtccagatTAATTAATGGAACCAAAAATCTTTATTTGGTTTCAATTTAGACAATTGATTATAGTAGTTCTTCCATTCATGatcaatccattttttttttcttagttttgatttgtaaaaaaaaaaaaaccgagacagAGGGACACgtattagaatttttattgtaattttacaaaaacaattgaaaaagaattagaaaaaaaaaataaaaagccagttaatcttttttaaatttaatacttttttccgattataaataaaaaaataatttattttcttgtaagaagacaaaaaaaaaaaattctttttgttaaatcttTTACATATTTCAgttatgaaaaaacaattagctAATACTGTAGCAATGATTTGAGTCTTCTTATAAATGAACAGATTTTGTAACACTATTCAATAAAGGATTAGGTAATAGATTTATTGATGAAACATGATTGATGGTGATAAATGaatgatattttgatttaatttctcaTGAAAAGTTTTGATTGTATATGTTCGAGCTTTTCTAtctcttaaataaaatttatttcatttctagcatttttctttagtttttttttaaatgtcaacATAAGTAAATAAAATCCCAACATGAATAAATCTTTTATGgtggtaaataaataaaaaaaggtataatatatttaaagaaataactAATGATTGAAACATTTTTGTTTGCATTCAGGAAAAGTCCGTGTCTCAACAGTTGTGATTATTGCCATTGTCGTTCCTGTTGGTGTTTCTATTGCGCTTTTCTGCCTGGGTTTCTGTTTCCTGAGAAGAAGGGGAAGAAAGAACAGAGATTCGGTGAAAGAAAATGATGGTAAAGaacataagattttttttttttttttttactttaattggAAAAAAGCAGTGTCTTTTCTGTTGTGTACTCTGCCGATGTTGCACGATAATATTCTCAAAAACTCAATCGAAGATCTACCTGTGCTGTGTAGGTGGAGATGAGATTTCAACTGAGGAGTCCTTGCAATTTGATTTGAGTACTATAGAAGCTGCCACAAACAATTTCTCCCCCGATAACAAGTTAGGCGAAGGAGGGTTTGGCGAGGTTTTCAAGGTAGGCAATTTGCAATGCATTTACATTCTGAAGAACCGAAAAGCTTGTTGCTTTAGGATttaagaaattatgaaaaattgtTTGCTCAACCATTGGTGAAAGTGCATTCTCAGGGAACATTTCCTAATGGACAACACATAGCTGTGAAGAGGCTATCAAAATATTCTGGACAAGGTGCCGCACAATTTAAGAATGAGGTCCTGTTGATAGCCAAGCTTCAACACAGGAATCTAGTCAGGCTGTTGGGCTATTGCCTGCAAGGGGAAGAGAAGATATTAATCTATGAATTTGTTCCAAACAAGAGCCTCGACTACTTCCTATTTGGTATGGCTTTTCGTAACATATATTTTGCGTGTGATCCATcctgattatttatttttcttagctCCATcctgattatttaattttttatataaatacatgaagaTCCTGCAAGACAAGGACTGTTGGATTGGTTAAGTCGTTACAAAATCATAGGGGGGATTGCTCGAGGTCTCCTTTATCTTCACGAAGATTCCCGTCTCCGAATCATCCACCGTGATCTTAAAGCAAGCAATGTTTTGTTGGATGGGGAAATGAATGCCAGGATTGCAGATTTTGGTATGGCAAAGATTTTTGGAGTTGATCAAACTCAAGGAGTTACAAGCCGAATCGCCGGAACATTGTAAGTTCTTTTCAGGCCTAAATTCTATATATTGTTCGTCTACACTATCGTTTATTAAACCCTTTTCTTTAGTGAAGCATATCTTCATCCATGTTgttaaaacattataaaaagagaatttacaaaaaaaaaaaaaaaaaacaagaggctATAACAAATAACTACGGTTAACAAACTCTTAAAAACATATTCAAGTTGTcctattatatttcttttttttactttctatatttaaatttaagatgagaatttattaaatttttcaaattacgTAATGATAATGTGAAAAGAGCACC contains:
- the LOC118058640 gene encoding cysteine-rich receptor-like protein kinase 10, which encodes MKSLNFFIALLSLLSLATITKSQDPSYLYHVCSNETTYTRNSTYQANLNLLLSSLVSNATRNNLNGFYNSSIGLDPDDVYGLFLCRGDVSKNACHNCVALAAEEAIQRCPVEKVVILWYDLCLLRYSNRAFFSTMDQDPGVTLVNTQNIADEPERFNRLVATTMNDTATRATSVPSGAKKFAVKEVSFKEFQNLYSLVQCTPDLSSSDCNRCLRIAISTLPSCCSQKPGARVLYPSCNIRYEIYEFYNKTAVAAESPPPPPPEIRAPPPSPVSGSKGKVRVSTVVIIAIVVPVGVSIALFCLGFCFLRRRGRKNRDSVKENDGGDEISTEESLQFDLSTIEAATNNFSPDNKLGEGGFGEVFKGTFPNGQHIAVKRLSKYSGQGAAQFKNEVLLIAKLQHRNLVRLLGYCLQGEEKILIYEFVPNKSLDYFLFDPARQGLLDWLSRYKIIGGIARGLLYLHEDSRLRIIHRDLKASNVLLDGEMNARIADFGMAKIFGVDQTQGVTSRIAGTFGYMAPEYAMQGQYSVKSDVYSFGVLILEIISGKKNSSFYQSDNGLCLVNYAWKQWKIGAAMELVDPSLGDSYSRNEITRCLHIALLCVQEDPNDRPTLTSVVLMLTSFSISLPLLREPSSFEQSMTISSLPLTELESDKSNIKSKPLSVNDVSITELYPR